The following nucleotide sequence is from Bos taurus isolate L1 Dominette 01449 registration number 42190680 breed Hereford chromosome 3, ARS-UCD2.0, whole genome shotgun sequence.
CAAGAGGAGGAACAAAGGACAGCCATGTGTGGTGTTAGGAGAGGAACTGCAGTTATAGGACAGTCCCAGATGGAGTAACAGAGTAAGGATGAAGTGAGTAAGATCAGGGCTTTCAGTTTCTGGGAGATTGTTGGTGATGGGGTAGGGGTGAGATGGTTAGCCAAAAGGGCAAGCAAGAGAAAACCATGAGGAAGACACACTTGCCTACATTATACATTTATACCATTTGGAAGTCGGCATCCTGGCATTATAACTTATTTTGTAGAATCTATTCCAGTGTTCTCTACAAACAAAGAAGATTAGATTGATAGAAAGCATTGAGAGGACTATTTGAGAAGCTCTAATCTCCCTAAGTATTATTCTgcagttgaaaattttaaatgatttggcCTTTGGTCTggaatgcttttatttattttgcgtGGATCACTGTAACAGAAATGCACATATTTGCTAAAGGATAAGAAATCTATCTGGAGCCTTTTAAGAAACACACTGAACTtatatttattgaagtatgatAGCTAACACACCCAGATTTGCAGGAAAGTATGGATGAGAAACTTATGAAATGCTTCAAGTAGGTTATTTATGTTGAAAATTGTCCCAGACTACAAAGTCCTGTCTTGCTCTGTGATCCTCTTTTGCCAAAGGCAAATCAAATTCTGAAGGTAGAGGGGAGGTATTTTGACCTACAACACAAATTTGTATCTATAGTAAAAAGTCTTACCTTGAGCTACGAAGTTATTTGATGACTAAATTTAGATATAGTAGCTTTaatgggcagagaaggcaatggtaccccactcaagtactcttgcctggaaaatctcatggacggtggagcctggatggctgcagtccatggggtcgctgagggtcggatacgactgagggacttcactttgactttttactttcatgcattggagaaggaaatggcaacccactccagtgttcttgcctggagaatcccagggatgggggagtctggtgggctgccgtctatggggtcgcacagagtcggacacgactgaagtgacttagcagcagcagcagctttaatgGGAGCAATGTATGGGATAATGATCAGTTCATATTGTATTATGATTCTGTTGCTAAATGCTCACATGAGTACAAGAAACCTAGGCTGAGAACAAGCATATTATGGTCCTGTAGGGAACAATGATTGCTAAAATGAAATCCTCACTATTTTCCTTGTTGCATAATTTTTTCTGCAAGTCCTAATATTTCATTTGAAAgtgggatatatgtatgtgtgtatggggtgtgtgtgtgtgtataagaaagagagggagggagagagatttTATTATTCTAAGgcatggatttttttgtttgtttgttttcaacaGTTCTGATGTTCAATTTCCTTTAATATCAATGTGTGTCCATTAAATttgatagctcttttttttttcttttttcatcacgAAAAGCCATTATTAAATCATGGTACATGTTACAGCTGATGGAATCCTAGAGTTGAGGAAATGAAATATAATATCAGTAGCCCCTTGATATTATACATAAATAtctcttatatatagaaaattatatgtAATGTCTACTCCTGCACTTTGATTAAAGTAACCTTGATTTCTAACCTTATTTTATAGCACTGGATAGGAATCTGGTGGTGGAGGAAAGGACTGTACTCAGCTCAAACAAGAAATCCAAGCAAGTTGCATCAGAAGAGCATACCCTGGAGACGAAAGAAGCCGTGGAGGAAGGTGAAAGTCCTCAACACAGGAATGCTgacacagaaggaaaaggggatacAGCACGGCAGGGAAAAGCCGGGGTTAATGAGGTTCCCTCGGGGCAGGGGAAGCCAAAAGTAGAACAGCTGGCATTAGTAGGACAGTTTACGGAGCAAAGAGAGCTCTCTCAGGGCAGAGCAGTTGAGGCAGAGGCAGAAGCAGAAGGGGATAGAAGGCAGGATAAAGAAGGGTTAGGTGCCAGAGAAGGAGAAGCAGCAAAAGACTCTGGAGGTCTGAATGAAGGTGAGGCTGCTGAGGCACCGGCCCTGATGCAAACAGTGCTGGAGACGGAGCAGGCAGCTTCTGAAGGTGGGCAGGCTTCAGAGAGGGCAGTGCTGGCAAGCCAGGCAGCAGCTCTGAACTCAGGGTGTGCTCAGGAGACAGCGGCTCTAAGAGAGGCAGTGAGgccagagaagggaaagtctgAGAGCGCGGCTGTGAGTGCAGTTGGGTCTGCAAAGCTGGGCATGGAGGACAGTGAAGAGGAAGCATGTACAGACCTAGAGGACAGGGGGCCCATGGAAGACGCTACATCTGACAGAGAGGAGGGTTTAGAAGAGGCAATGCTGGGGCGAGACGAGCCGACCAAAGAGAGAGAGGCAGTCACAGGAATGGAGACACCTTTGAGCTCCTCCACTTCTGAGAAGGTTGAGGCTACTCAGATGGGGAGTTCAGTGGACAGCCTGGAAGGACTTCGTAAGGACCAGGTGGAAAAGGAGGGGATGGTGATGGAGTCAGAGTCTAATACAGATGATGATAGGAAAGAAATGTTACCTGAGGAATTAGACTCAGAAACGAGAGACAAGAGGAAAGCTGAGAGTTCAAAAACACCTCTGGGGGAAACTGAATCTGAGAGAGAAGAGGTGACAAGGGCAAAGGTGCTTCAGGATGAAGACACTTCAGAAGAGGAACAAAATCATAAAGGGAAAGCAGGGGAACCTGTGCAGGAAGAAAGACCAGAGGAAGAGACACAAGCCTCCCCAAATGAAACGGAGTGTGATGCCGAGGGTGAAGCAGCCGTGGTGGCATCTGAGGTGACTGAAGACGCAGGgcaacaaggagaggactcactgAGAGACCAGGAGGTAGACATGTTTGAAGCGGCCCCTGGATTTGAAAATTCCCTAGAAAACACAACGGTCTGGGggaaaggggaaggaggggaaaGACTGAGAGATGCCGGAACCACAGAGCACAGAGGCTCAACAGAGCTGCTCTTTAGTGAGAATGTGGCCCACGAAGAGCAGGAAGAGGAGTCTACCCCTGCAGGAGAGAGGGTGTCAGGAGCCCCTGAAACCAAGTCCACAGGGAAAGCACAGACTCCCAGGGGTGCAGGTGAGGCCCAGGGGTCTGCAACCAAAGATCAACACGTGGTCACCAACCAGGAGGGGAGGAATAAAGACGGGCCTTTACAGGGGCCAGAGGGAGTAGCCGTCACAGCCTTGACCCAAGATGTTCCTGAGGGAGATTCCATGATGGCAGGAAAACTCAGTGAAGTGATGGATGAGATTGCAGAGGAGGAGGTGGATAAAGAGTGCACGCTGGGGACAGGAGTGCCGAAGAACGGGGCCCCTAAGGGGGACGGGAGCGTGCATGGCGTGGTTATGACTGTGGAAGATCCCCATCAAGGAGGAGGAGCCTCAGAAGAAGTTGCAGAGAGGGAGGACGATTCTGCTGAGGGGAAAATAGAAGCAAATAAAGTCTCCTCCTTTTCAGATGTTGCTGGGGAGGAAGCTTGGCACACAGTGGATGAGATGCCAGGAGAAAGAGCAGCTGCAGAGAAGGTGGCTGTAGAGGGGATAGTGCTGAGCGGGGAGGATGTACCAGTGGCAGAGGAGATGACTGCGATTTCGGCATTGGAGGCTGAGGTTGAGGCTCCAGAGGAACCTTTTAACCTGGAAGGGAAGGTTCCAAAGCCAGGGCCAGCTGGGGAGGCAGAGAAGGCTGAAACAACCCTAGGGGCTGAGTCTGAGTtggtgggggaggaggcagggaaggggagTCCTGATGGGGAGCAGGAGTCAGGGGAAGCTGAAGAATTTAGACTAGAATTATCCCAAGAGAGCGGGTCAGAGGCCAGGAGAGAGAGTCCACAGGATGCAGAAACACTTTCTGAAAAGCCCAACTGCAGGGAAATCCAAGAGAAGCAAGAGCTTTCTGTGCAAAGAGGAAGTGAGGACCTGGATGTTTCCTTGAGTCTGGGGAAGGCCTAAGAGACTTCATGGCTGATGGTGAGTTTAAGCTCAACCTGTTTGTAGGATTACACAGATATCCCACCTGGGGTCTCTTCTCCTGTGGGCTGTCTCATCCCTTTATCAGTGCCTGCACACACAGGCTTCAGTTCCAGGGGCTGCTGAGCCCATCAGGATAGGGGCTGGGTGAGATGGACAGGCAAACCAGAGGCATACAGGGACGCATTTCTACCCCCTGTACAACTCTAAATCCCAGCCTCTGCCTTTGCAAGTACAGCTCTCAAGCAGTGAgatcctcctcctctcccttacAGGGCTGGGAAGATGGATACAGAGGAGAGCGTGTGCCATGGGGACAAAAGGAAAAAGGCTTACTTTGCCTTTATATGGGCTCTCTGTCTTCATTTCTGAAGTTCTGTgaagtttaataaatatatatagcataaattagtaaaatatattaaaatatttgaagcctgttaaaaaaatatatctgtaAAATACTGATGATGTAACTAAAGACCAAAATTATTTCTAGCATTTCCTTGTGTTTCTACTATTTGCATGATGTGTACTTAATGCCTGGTTTCTACTATTCTGAGTGATTATATTCATAGTTCTACCCTTTTTATTGTCTTTCAGGATATTTTCAAGACGTCTTCCAGAAGACTTGGAGTGGAGGAGAAGGATTCACCTGAATATCTcaccaggactttttttttttaatccctgtgCTTGTCTGAGCGATTCCCAATCTGCCAGCTGGTCTGTAGCACCTCATGCACCTTGAGAAGAGGTGCTCAGCTCCTTCCTAGAGTGCTGGTTTCTGATGGAGGACTGGAAGGCTCTTACCTAATTCTACACAGTTAACATGTCTATATTCAAATCAAACATCATTTTCAAAAGCTTGACTCTTACCAAAGATTACCCGAAAGGCCCAGTCCTGATATCTGGGGTTTCTTTAAATTCctatttatttaaaatcacaTATTAGTCCCAGCTTCATACATGAGCATTTGATTTAAAATCTTTGGCTTTGTCTGTGAAAATGAGCTCTAAATGTTCTTCCAGGTACCTTCAGTGCTAAAGATTGTTCCAGACCTGTAAGTCCTTCCAGAAAAGGGTTCCATGGcatgtttatttacttataaatAGTCTATTATGCCATAGTAGAATAGTATATTTCTATTTATGCCAGATCAGTAATTTAATGTCTAAATCTTATTTCaaaatgccctttctttttgCATGTTTCTATAGTCTTGCTTTCTGAGGTGAACAGGTAAATGCTTGCAGCATTTTATCCTTGAGGGACTTATTTATAGGGCCACTCAAATTAAATTAATGTAGTAAATAATTTAGCCGAGTAAAATGAGTAACAATCATTATAGCAGGTAAACATTGCACATCAGCCTGTATGCCAACATTCTAGACTCTAGACTGGTTGGTATCATTCAGTGGAAAAGAAACTTGAATTAAATTAGCATGCTGCTCACCTTCCCAGGTTCTGTTATTTCAAACCTGTGAAACTAACCCTGCAGTGCACTGCAAATCAACGGTCATGACTGCTTTCTAAATTACCCCTGCCCCCCGTATCACTAGAAATAGTTGTGTAGCTGTGTCTCTTGGGGATTTCAATTTCCCCGTGACATCTCTGTTCATACACCGGTGTCCCGAAGGGTGCATATGTTTGGCTATCTTTTCATTACGTAAGGAGGTGAAAGAAGATGTCCTAAAGCAGTGATTCTCCAGTTACACTACACATTAGACTTTCATGGGGCACTTTCATGAATGAATCAATCCTTGATCCTACCCCAAGGATTCAGATCTAATTAGTTTTAGATAGGTGTAGgcattagttttttgttttgttgttttaatttttcagttgatTTTACTATGTAGAAAAAGTTGAGAATTGCTTCCCTAATCATTATACAGTCCACACTGGTTGCCCTATGTCCCTAAAAATCAGgcatattatctttatttttttttatctttagaggtgtgtttcattttaataaaggAGTCATTCAGTGATCAAAGGTATTAATATAATGGACCAGTGGTTTGCAAAATGCGGCCTTGATCAGGATATCAGCATTACCCAGAACTGTTCCAAATACAAATTCCTGCCTTCGTCTCATACCTATTAAATTGGAAACTCTGTGGGTGGGGCAGAGCAATtggtgttttaacaagccctctggGTAATTCTGATGTACACTATAGTCTGAAAACTGCTGTCACGGACTATTGATTGTATTGAAGATTAGTCTCAGTTGGAAAATGGATTGCAGAGGTATTGTGAActttgtctctttctgtctcttctaccctctgtgtcttctctcttttcactTGAGGAAATGATGGTCACTATAAAAGTGATGACCTCAACTTTAAACTCATTTTTATTATGACTGTAATGATATATATGTGAAATCCTTCAGCCCCACCCCCTTTTAAGGATGAACATCACTCATGGCACATCATAGATCTCCACTGTCTTACATTATAAAATAGGTTTCCTCTCCATTATATCCAATTTCATTTATTGCTAAGCTGCGTTTGTGTGGAGTTCTACAGTATTTTTTCTCTGATCTCAACCTCATTGCTACAGAGCACTTTGAATACATAGCACCTTATGGGAGAGATTATGAACTTGTTAATTCCATTGAAGAATTCATTTTGTACAATGTGCTAAATGGAAATTGCATtggattattttatatttaacacaTTCCATCAAAACACTTTCTGTAAAATTATCCTACAATCTGCATGTGGGTTTAACTGTGAAATTCAGTGTTGTGATAGTTCAATGAAGTGAATTCTTTCTCTGAAAATACTATGttgataaaattatttatgtgttcaactgaactgattttttccCTAGTTTCATtattaaaagcataaataaacaGTTTCATtattaaaagcataaataaaccatatgtatatatatgacataAATGATCCTTTATAAGTAAGACTAGACTTCTAAAATCTTCTTTGTCATTTCCTTAAAATTTAAACTCCACAAAGTAGAGCAGAGAGAATTATTTTCATTGGTCTGTATTTTTGAGTATATGTATTTACATTCACTCTACATTCACATATGTCTTTCACATATATGTAATAATGTCAGAGAGGAAAATTGTTATCACTATTTCATAGATAAGCAAAAAGAAGTTCAATTAAGTGGCTTGTCTAAAATCATAATCAGTCTCAAGTCTTCTCAGTCCAaactctgactttttaaaaaatcacatacacTTCCTTCTAGGAAGaagaatattgctgctgctgctgctaagtcgcttcagtcatgtctgactctgtgtgaccccaaagacagcagcccacgaggttcccccatccctgggattctccaggcaagaacactggagtgggttgccatttccttctccaatgcatagaagtgaaaagtgaaagtgaagtcgttcagtcgtgtccgactcctagcgaccccatggactgcagcctaccaggctcctccgtccatgggattttccaggcaagagtactggagtggggtgccattgccttctccgaagaggaATATTAAATAGatactaatggcagaaagtgaagaggaactaaaaagcctcttgatgaaagtgaaagtggagagtgaaaaagttggcttaaagctcaacattcagaaaacgaagatcatggcatctggtcccatcacttcatgggaaatagatgggaaaacagtggaaacagtgtcagactttatttttttgggctccaaaatcactgcagatggtgactgcagccatggaatttaaagatgcttactccttggaaggaaagttatgtccaacctagatagcatattcaaaagcagagacattactttgccaacaaaggtctgtctagtcaaggctatggtttttcctgtggtcatgtatggatgtgagagttggactgtgaagaaggctgagcgccaaagaattgatgcttttgaactgtggtgttggagaagactcttgagagtcccttggactgcaaggagatccaaccagtccattctgaaggagatcagccctgggatttctttggaaggaatgatgctaaagctgaaactccagtactttggccacctcatgcgaagagttgactcattggaaaagactgtgattctgggagggattgggggcaggaggagaaggggatgacagaggatgagatggctggatggcatcacttactcaatggacgtgagtctgagtgaattccaggagttggtgatggacagggaggcctggcgtgctgtgattcatgggttcgcaaagaggcagacacgactgagcgactgacctgaactgaaggtattatatgtgaatttttacatatttttgtttactttgtaGATATAAAAATCAAACCtcattaatatataatgtatCAATAAGAAAAGGGTTATTTACTGTTCCAGTCAGTATCAACCAAAGAATATGAtagattatttaaataattcaaaagaaaaatagacaacCAAAGTAAAGATAGGAAGACTTAGGTTTTGAATTTCTttcttaacaattttatttttaaaaatatttatttatttggctgcaccaggttttaCTTCCAGCATTTAGGATCCCAAGTTTTGGCATTTGAACTCCTAGTTGTGTtatgtgggatttagttctctgaccagagatggaacctgggcctcctgcattgggagtttgaagtcttagtcactggacaaCAAAAGAAGGGCCTGAATTACTTGAGTGAAGCTTTTTCTATGACTTTGTAAACtcttgtgttttaaatttaaattatagttGAGTTCTTTAAAACTTCTAAGATCAATAATTTAGATTGCAATGGAAAATCATTATTTGAGaaaagaagactttaaaaaagatTCATCTAGCATGTGAAATATTCCAACAGCTTCAAGGACTGTGGCCCTTGAGAGGACACTTCTGAccttaataacattttctttactCTCTTAAACCACCTGATTGTGTCATTTGAAAGATGTTCCCATTTACGTGGCCAGAAACAAGAGGTACAAAAGAACAGGGAATAAATACAACTGGAATTCTTTAGAAGCTGCTCTCAAACTCACCCTTTCCCcccttttattatgttttatccTTCCCTCTAATATCATGCCTTGCGACGGGAAAGCTATGCTTttcaaaataacagaaaacatAAGCTCTACAATAAAATGCTAGATGTTTGAGAATGCATACTCCCTTTGAAATTCCAATCAGAAGTCTCAGACTATTTAATAATCTGTTCAACGGTGTCATATTTTGGAGTGATGCAAGCCCCCATTTTTATTAGAGAAAATGAGGTACATAGAAATACCTGGAACAGATAAGCTGATACCAAAGAATATAGAAGAACTAACTCTCTGCCTCATTTGTCAAACATTTCCTGGTCTTATTAACATCTGCTTATAATCAAAAGGTATAGGAAGGACAAAATTATAGGAGAAATCTCACATTGTTCCGGAGCTTTGTACTAATGTGACACAGAGACCCTCAAGCTAGTGTGGTGTTCCTCTGAGGGGAGATGAAGGTTTTCAAAGGATGCATGAAGGCTACTTTGCGGATGTCAACCTCCATATACACTTTTGTCATAAAATGTACCTGCCTGAGATCTAGCCTGAGTCAAGGTCTTCCCTTTTGCCAATGTCCCACTCTCATTCATAATAGAGGCCAGCTGTTCATCCATTTACCAGTTTTACTGTGTTGCCTCTGGGATGAcacaaaatgacaaagaaatgatTTGAAATATGGTGCAGGTATTGAGAAAGGGAATGACCTTAATGGGTGGTTAATAAATCCTTCTGCAATTCAAGTGGTTTTCAGTTGTTTTCAAGAAAACTAAATGAGAACCTAATTGACTTGTCAGCTGATAAGCCTCTTAAATCATCTTCGGTATTTTATCAGTCCTTCATTTTTGGTAAATCACTCAGGAGTTCAAAGTAGAGCATTGCTGCACAATACAAGCAAACTACCTCcattcccatttgtttatatatgtgACATGCACAGCTAC
It contains:
- the ERICH3 gene encoding glutamate-rich protein 3 isoform X6, encoding MMKFRNSMDNSQGMNRYQFPSINRYIMPIPPPLPPTSGKITRENRPETWRRRRFRPTTAPNGLEPVFTKDSRRIHKTPLHSNAAITMIYLGKSVHLAYDHSDFRDEIKVYQQHCGGENLCVYTGKLLEKETFQFISKRHQGFPFSLTFFLNGIQVNRLSSCCEYKHRKGSRLGGKRGYFGFVCVERSSPCYKCIIAMGLDKKTTSPKPRKEKNAEKKEGQKKGEGKLRKDREYLIPRRREMEGSKASASAIVSAQELHAGLSEVRTAVEEMECKEKPGQDVWEDDQENIFKYEYEEDFEADEEKQDGKANEEGQADDQMNEMSKSPSEDEKDHLDPERESETSLWKAPDADDNVKDEGDGCSESELEDDKQDGKTASSTSSRSHPYSSSSEDESAVGDQETNAENSPDESVRSPSSQELSENDKPGKTHLPTEDSPEIEEQEIIKTDVETKPLLIEENLENVLEQEAEKGTGMIAESLFEKSREHVSKEEKEKRKSKLWEESTAKVKDKKAGPHRVDKGVEQVVAEAVDSSLHCHYDSKAGVSSTEGEELSRKLETDTGAALDRNLVVEERTVLSSNKKSKQVASEEHTLETKEAVEEGESPQHRNADTEGKGDTARQGKAGVNEVPSGQGKPKVEQLALVGQFTEQRELSQGRAVEAEAEAEGDRRQDKEGLGAREGEAAKDSGGLNEGEAAEAPALMQTVLETEQAASEGGQASERAVLASQAAALNSGCAQETAALREAVRPEKGKSESAAVSAVGSAKLGMEDSEEEACTDLEDRGPMEDATSDREEGLEEAMLGRDEPTKEREAVTGMETPLSSSTSEKVEATQMGSSVDSLEGLRKDQVEKEGMVMESESNTDDDRKEMLPEELDSETRDKRKAESSKTPLGETESEREEVTRAKVLQDEDTSEEEQNHKGKAGEPVQEERPEEETQASPNETECDAEGEAAVVASEVTEDAGQQGEDSLRDQEVDMFEAAPGFENSLENTTVWGKGEGGERLRDAGTTEHRGSTELLFSENVAHEEQEEESTPAGERVSGAPETKSTGKAQTPRGAGEAQGSATKDQHVVTNQEGRNKDGPLQGPEGVAVTALTQDVPEGDSMMAGKLSEVMDEIAEEEVDKECTLGTGVPKNGAPKGDGSVHGVVMTVEDPHQGGGASEEVAEREDDSAEGKIEANKVSSFSDVAGEEAWHTVDEMPGERAAAEKVAVEGIVLSGEDVPVAEEMTAISALEAEVEAPEEPFNLEGKVPKPGPAGEAEKAETTLGAESELVGEEAGKGSPDGEQESGEAEEFRLELSQESGSEARRESPQDAETLSEKPNCREIQEKQELSVQRGSEDLDVSLSLGKA
- the ERICH3 gene encoding glutamate-rich protein 3 isoform X2 — translated: MSHSHPAGLLAAYNSLTDKHLAGYFNNTRIRRHLLRSGLITRNGRILSEKEYKLNIMKKDHQKYIRECLAQAIFHKVLDMERYHQLEIKKKLETLARKERIQRFKGEHTRWTIENNTPLLSPRPPVGPKTNRGHSVLVDEGHSSPVRPTAPRPYTAPGNMQPPFRLQPLPSNSAVRTVPKITLGSRSKTSLLETETSFPIGGKKAMMKFRNSMDNSQGMNRYQFPSINRYIMPIPPPLPPTSGKITRENRPETWRRRRFRPTTAPNGLEPVFTKDSRRIHKTPLHSNAAITMIYLGKSVHLAYDHSDFRDEIKVYQQHCGGENLCVYTGKLLEKETFQFISKRHQGFPFSLTFFLNGIQVNRLSSCCEYKHRKGSRLGGKRGYFGFVCVERSSPCYKCIIAMGLDKKTTSPKPRKEKNAEKKEGQKKGEGKLRKDREYLIPRRREMEGSKASASAIVSAQELHAGLSEVRTAVEEMECKEKPGQDVWEDDQENIFKYEYEEDFEADEEKQDGKANEEGQADDQMNEMSKSPSEDEKDHLDPERESETSLWKAPDADDNVKDEGDGCSESELEDDKQDGKTASSTSSRSHPYSSSSEDESAVGDQETNAENSPDESVRSPSSQELSENDKPGKTHLPTEDSPEIEEQEIIKTDVETKPLLIEENLENVLEQEAEKGTGMIAESLFEKSREHVSKEEKEKRKSKLWEESTAKVKDKKAGPHRVDKGVEQVVAEAVDSSLHCHYDSKAGVSSTEGEELSRKLETDTGAALDRNLVVEERTVLSSNKKSKQVASEEHTLETKEAVEEGESPQHRNADTEGKGDTARQGKAGVNEVPSGQGKPKVEQLALVGQFTEQRELSQGRAVEAEAEAEGDRRQDKEGLGAREGEAAKDSGGLNEGEAAEAPALMQTVLETEQAASEGGQASERAVLASQAAALNSGCAQETAALREAVRPEKGKSESAAVSAVGSAKLGMEDSEEEACTDLEDRGPMEDATSDREEGLEEAMLGRDEPTKEREAVTGMETPLSSSTSEKVEATQMGSSVDSLEGLRKDQVEKEGMVMESESNTDDDRKEMLPEELDSETRDKRKAESSKTPLGETESEREEVTRAKVLQDEDTSEEEQNHKGKAGEPVQEERPEEETQASPNETECDAEGEAAVVASEVTEDAGQQGEDSLRDQEVDMFEAAPGFENSLENTTVWGKGEGGERLRDAGTTEHRGSTELLFSENVAHEEQEEESTPAGERVSGAPETKSTGKAQTPRGAGEAQGSATKDQHVVTNQEGRNKDGPLQGPEGVAVTALTQDVPEGDSMMAGKLSEVMDEIAEEEVDKECTLGTGVPKNGAPKGDGSVHGVVMTVEDPHQGGGASEEVAEREDDSAEGKIEANKVSSFSDVAGEEAWHTVDEMPGERAAAEKVAVEGIVLSGEDVPVAEEMTAISALEAEVEAPEEPFNLEGKVPKPGPAGEAEKAETTLGAESELVGEEAGKGSPDGEQESGEAEEFRLELSQESGSEARRESPQDAETLSEKPNCREIQEKQELSVQRGSEDLDVSLSLGKA
- the ERICH3 gene encoding glutamate-rich protein 3 isoform X1, producing the protein MPTVTYKRMEYSRCSTIPTQARLLAAYNSLTDKHLAGYFNNTRIRRHLLRSGLITRNGRILSEKEYKLNIMKKDHQKYIRECLAQAIFHKVLDMERYHQLEIKKKLETLARKERIQRFKGEHTRWTIENNTPLLSPRPPVGPKTNRGHSVLVDEGHSSPVRPTAPRPYTAPGNMQPPFRLQPLPSNSAVRTVPKITLGSRSKTSLLETETSFPIGGKKAMMKFRNSMDNSQGMNRYQFPSINRYIMPIPPPLPPTSGKITRENRPETWRRRRFRPTTAPNGLEPVFTKDSRRIHKTPLHSNAAITMIYLGKSVHLAYDHSDFRDEIKVYQQHCGGENLCVYTGKLLEKETFQFISKRHQGFPFSLTFFLNGIQVNRLSSCCEYKHRKGSRLGGKRGYFGFVCVERSSPCYKCIIAMGLDKKTTSPKPRKEKNAEKKEGQKKGEGKLRKDREYLIPRRREMEGSKASASAIVSAQELHAGLSEVRTAVEEMECKEKPGQDVWEDDQENIFKYEYEEDFEADEEKQDGKANEEGQADDQMNEMSKSPSEDEKDHLDPERESETSLWKAPDADDNVKDEGDGCSESELEDDKQDGKTASSTSSRSHPYSSSSEDESAVGDQETNAENSPDESVRSPSSQELSENDKPGKTHLPTEDSPEIEEQEIIKTDVETKPLLIEENLENVLEQEAEKGTGMIAESLFEKSREHVSKEEKEKRKSKLWEESTAKVKDKKAGPHRVDKGVEQVVAEAVDSSLHCHYDSKAGVSSTEGEELSRKLETDTGAALDRNLVVEERTVLSSNKKSKQVASEEHTLETKEAVEEGESPQHRNADTEGKGDTARQGKAGVNEVPSGQGKPKVEQLALVGQFTEQRELSQGRAVEAEAEAEGDRRQDKEGLGAREGEAAKDSGGLNEGEAAEAPALMQTVLETEQAASEGGQASERAVLASQAAALNSGCAQETAALREAVRPEKGKSESAAVSAVGSAKLGMEDSEEEACTDLEDRGPMEDATSDREEGLEEAMLGRDEPTKEREAVTGMETPLSSSTSEKVEATQMGSSVDSLEGLRKDQVEKEGMVMESESNTDDDRKEMLPEELDSETRDKRKAESSKTPLGETESEREEVTRAKVLQDEDTSEEEQNHKGKAGEPVQEERPEEETQASPNETECDAEGEAAVVASEVTEDAGQQGEDSLRDQEVDMFEAAPGFENSLENTTVWGKGEGGERLRDAGTTEHRGSTELLFSENVAHEEQEEESTPAGERVSGAPETKSTGKAQTPRGAGEAQGSATKDQHVVTNQEGRNKDGPLQGPEGVAVTALTQDVPEGDSMMAGKLSEVMDEIAEEEVDKECTLGTGVPKNGAPKGDGSVHGVVMTVEDPHQGGGASEEVAEREDDSAEGKIEANKVSSFSDVAGEEAWHTVDEMPGERAAAEKVAVEGIVLSGEDVPVAEEMTAISALEAEVEAPEEPFNLEGKVPKPGPAGEAEKAETTLGAESELVGEEAGKGSPDGEQESGEAEEFRLELSQESGSEARRESPQDAETLSEKPNCREIQEKQELSVQRGSEDLDVSLSLGKA